ATCAGAAGGTGTGgtgttcaaataattattataattataaattttcatgAGGGGTGCGCAACCAGACATGCATATATTAAAAAAGGCACATGCGCCGTTAGactttaaaattttttcattatctagctgtgaatattaaaaatttcaaccCTACGTGGATTTAAAATGCTGctaaaaaagtttataaaattgtatgggataattaaaattaacagacagttttatattaatactagcggacccgacagacgttgttctgttaaaaaaaactctcgccgatggaatttcgtaaaatccgttcttagctgacctctactcgacgaaaggaatattcctaccaaatttcaagtctctacgtcttatggttccagagatatcgtgatgagtgactatatacgtggaaatctcttatatatatagattgaccatgggaaatgaattttctagattcagaccacaaactttcaagaattggccttgagatttgttaatggtcatggcgaatgcaagacggatcggaaattaaagatttgcgggctaactcgacatgcaaatgTTCATGGAGTAGTTGCTCCAGatcatgaagaattgctattatcatttcTGTATTGATCTCTTCATGTCGTTGTTCCTCCATGGTGCCCATGAAATATAATTGCTAAAATTTATGGTGTGCCTCTTCGAGAGATTGCAATGATCCAattcgatggtgaatctgtccttgtatctacaaaatcaaaagcaaagtccgtattactgatttgtaaacacttacttttagaattagcatacgtaatacataggaataagtattgcaggtatgttattcttctactatATTGTgtgtaacaatataaataaattaataccctgaatgtcggattaaatcgttgttcttagataatgtctgcctcaaatgaggacatttggaaacaaacattgtttttttgaatgtttgctagaaaatgtcgtgattcggtaGTTTCCCACTAAGGCAGCACAATACTGGTGTTTCTCCGAAAAATActtgcaaacaacgtccattgaCTCAATGTGAACGCTAGTATGCAAGCGGTAatcagtactgcaatcgtatcgaaacgctgctcgattcaaatcagtacttcataaatttcttcttgtgcgtcgaaaattatctagttgttgatctctgaggcttactggctgcctcgctttgctcttgtgattcagaaacacaacgtcgagcccatactaacgcggtgctTTTTatctgcaatttcttgttcttcgtcAGTTCAATTtgcaatgtttcgaatcctagttgctaATCGTCTATGTCGGGAAAGATGgaacaataagctaatagaaacttgAAACAGACACACCcacccaatgacattctatacataagaacgtcattgcacccaccagtcaacttgaataacgtgacgtgcactgtcagttgtattttattactcatgtagcgtgaaactgacaaaaaacttcattgaattctttctattctcgagatgtcatgaaaatgtcaaaCCATACAAAatgtttgagaaaataaatgtttttataattatatttttttgtgattttttcaatattttattacttattattctattccggactaagagaaatccaaaaaaatcaaacaacagaaaaattggtctagccgttcttgagttataaatggtgtaactaacacgactttgtttaatatatatagattgatatTACATAGCTACTTTCTTTTCTTTCGTAATAATGGTCACTGAAAgcatttatcataattttttcaatttattgaaCAATCGGATATTCTTTGTTGTACAGCAATTTATTGATGATAATtgacaatatttttgtttgtgtgtatatttaaagttaacatattatataaccgtttgaattaattaatgttaagcAATTATgccgtaaatattatttttcattattatattccatACATTTAATGGTAGTGGTtacaacattatattaattaaaaccatGAAATTGATCTTTCTTACACAGCAGTTGCAGGTTGGTTCAATATGGGTATCACCAAAAAATATGCATACACctaatataacctaaaattaatattcaataagcGTTTTCCTCTAGTCAATTGATTTACAAACAATCTAAAATGACACAGGAAATATAAGTACCACTTATTATTAGTAGATATCTCTCAAATAAATGAACGTCCTTAAGGAAATGAATTTCATCTGAGTTACAGCACAGATTTCCTTTCAGTGCCTATACGTGATAATATCTATTCTCAGCTCAAAACTATCAATGTTAACAATTAAAACTAAATCTTTAATAAGATAAGAATTtgtatataacttatatattgtatttagtatataatattcatttcataCCTTACATTATCTATCTATTACATACCATTAGGTAAGccaatagtatttaaatttgtaagcaAAATTTAAGAATGATGCGGCAtccgaacccgcgacctctcgggttccatccgtTCCGTAAAccttggtatatcttgttcaacgctcaggttgtggctccatctacaggatctattttacagatGTCATGTCTATTTCAATATTCATTCAAgtcaagtcaaaaaatctttattcactgtaaaattttataagttatttaatacaagtcaggatgaagtacaaaagttacaatagcattcaaatgagtataacaatattcattcaacaaaatttagaacattaattccaactatctttgtcattaaaataatctttcacattataataggccttagatgttaatttattttttacgacacatttaaaatttttaataggtaatattttaattttatttggagttaattataatttacacaatccactttaaaagatttagcaattttacggaaccaagtagatggaattgccagtttatgtttatttcgagtattgacactgtgtacatcactattctttttaaattggctatttttttatgagtgtATAGGAAGTTCTCGTATATGtgctggcagtgtactgtcataatatttatttcactaaacatttctctcaatgaatcccttgaacgcattttatagactgctcgaattgctcttttctgcaacacaaatatgttttcaatatctgcatctgtggttgaaagaccttgagtaaaatcatattgtttattatgcatgaggttattattgtaaaaatggttaattaattgcgttaacatacttttttcgaaaatcttgcTAAAGGTAAGGTAGTTCTTGCTAAGGTAGTACTGATATGGGTCTAAAATTGGTGAGGTCAGCTTTATCTCCCGATTTAAATAGAGGAGTGATCATTAGCGAGTGTATTCGAGGTAGATTTCGAAGTTTTTCAAAGTTACTGGTGGTAAAAGTTTTAGAAGACATATGATAAAACAACTGTTTGGACAAAGACTTTGCTTAACCTgtggttttataaaaacatatgagaatttaattttgtttgggCTTTTACAGAAAcatgtattaattataaaaatactgaGGCCACCTTTTTACTTTCAGTCATAATTTAAATGgaactataaaaataacatggTGTTGCGTGCTGGTTTTAATAATATCGTTCTATGGCCTGTAATGACTTTAGTAATTTGCTGTAATAATGTAGTAAATGTTCAGCCAAAGCTTGagtttcatttataataattacttttgtatAAACAATAATTGGTTTAGTATTAAGTTTATAGTGGGCGATCTATTGAAGGAATATAATTAACCCGCAGTTATGATCTATGTTGTAGTTGtagtaatcaaataaaaattaccaTGTACGTTCGATTCACAACTGCCTTTACAACCATTTATAAGTATAAGGTTGATTTACGCAGATAAATAAGATAACATCGCTACGTATTAGAgcattttattataagttatgAATTGCaacatattattgtatttttttgtgagtAGATGACGCTGCAAACATTTTAGTCACTTTTTGATGCCATTTTGAACAATTTTTCtgccaatattttaatttatttaaaattttgtcttaACGATTCTCCAGGTAATGAGTTACTAATAGCGTGAAAAGCCCTCATCTGCAGTAATAGTGTAGCATTAATATCTGCTGAATTGcctcataataatataccatatgaaAATTGCATAGTATGAAAACAGTTATAGTAAACTAGGCGGTCCGTACCTATAAAAACACCAAATGAtaaaagcatattattatgataatatgtatCTTGCCAATAAACATCTATAAAATGCTAAAATAAATGCTAAAATACTATAAGCTttgagaaatttaatttaacagtcGGTTGAAACAGAAAATGTCAAGTATATCTTTGTATATGCGTAGGTAAAAGAGAGCAAGTAAAATTCTAATTTCAAGCAAAAATAAGAGCTTCACCATATTGGTacacacaatttaattttatcttgtCATAAATATGGCTGCAACTAAAAACCTATTGTGTTTTTATGTTAGAATTTTCGTTCTTTAACGCcatttcacataatatatttttgagattaatattaattacagtaaAAGACTGAGGTAGTAGAAAATagaaatagtattttctttgatgaaCCCTCTAAATAGGGCCTGAAGGaggtttttaatcaaaaagttTTCAgttcaatatttttgtatgaaaataacaTGACTATTTTACAGCGTTATAAGCGGCTGTACGCATAGAAAGCGGCTGATTGACCCCGCTATATGCTCTAAAAAAGGAAGTTTTCAACcgtaaaattacatttttgtagcttttattgaacttttttttaataaattacttgcCCCCGTCCGAACGGGAAAGAGACTCACGTTTTGGAAGCTGGTGAAGCAGTTACcaatggacatctgcaacaccagTGGTCAAGAGATGCGCTGCCAGTCTTAaagttgataataaataatattgaagaactctaagtcgtatcggttctggAAAACTACGgccagtaattgattccacaaagtgactTTGCGAGGAAAAAAAATTCTCGCACGATGAAACACGATGTGGGTGGAATTTCGGATTTTGACtgaatgtccggtggtggaattcgatTGCTGGTATCAACCCAAACAACGTCGCTTAGCACTCGCTCTATTACATGAAAAAATGAGTTTTAATAATGGTTGTGATGAATATTATAACGAATTAGCAAAAATATATGACTAAGCTAAAATTGCCACCGAGTCGTTTTTACACTGCTTCCTACTAGTTCATACTTTTATAAGGAGCTCTGCAACATCGCTTGATGACTCTATAGCAGTAGATAGTTGTAGAAGATATAACAACTTGAAGAATAAATTGAGGATtccttaaataataagtaagccGTCGAAAATAAATTCACACATTCTAAGCTTTAAGCTCAACTTATAGCTAAGCTGAGCGTGATAATGTCACAACTAGCATTAGATCCACCTAATATTAAGAGAAAATATAATGCAAATCGTAACACATCACAACACAAGTACCGTACCGCACTACGCTCCGTACACGCAGACAGTCCTAAAATTGTGTCTTATTTGTCCATAACATCACACACCACACAATGTGCACTATTATTTGGGGCAGAAGTGTTAGCAAAACTGCCCAGGATGAACTCACTACATATGttgtaagttatttattatgtttctattgaaacaaaataaaaaacttgaTTTACTTTCTTATACAGTATTTAGCCTCAAGCTTTGTATAACCGGGTACCAGACAACAATAGCATTAAAATAATCTAActaactatatttaaataaataaccatAATTCAatctcaaataatataaatgtttaaaataaaagttaaatattgaCGTAAGTGAGGTTTGAAATGAGATTAGCAAGTTTTGTTAAGGGCCAACCAATTCCGCTTCTGATAAATGAGCTAAGTAAAGTGTGTGAGCATTTCTTGTTTgcttctaattaattattactggTTGAGTAGCGTCGCGGATTGAGGGCACTAATAGAAGCCTTTAAGGCATAATATGTTGTTCAACTAAATGAATTACACAACTAGCTAAAGAAAATTTTGCCCCGAATATGCATGTACACTGTCATAAAGTCATCTTATTTTCTGTCCATCCAATGACAGGCTACACAAGGTAAATAtctatatcataaaaatatttgcttagtactcaattaaatcttttatttaaataagagttTTGAATATAAATGCGAATAAAATAGTTGTACTTTTTATACAAACCACTCATTTATTTGGAAATGCAACGATCCGTAATTGGATAAAAAGGAAAGTTACTGGCAGCAAATCTTGGCAGCAACTGACAGCGGCGGTTTGTCTCAACTTGTTTTGTTTCTGGATCGTTATCGAGTTCTTTGCACGAGAAGCCATCAAGCTGTCCGATCAAGTTAGAAATTGGCGATAGTGGCTGCTGTCGGAAAGCTGTATCTAAAGATAAGCTTCGGGTTCAGAAAATTTTCCCTCGATTGAAAAATGTGCGGCTAAGCGATTTAGACCTTTTGTTATTAAGTTTTTGTAGATATATTGGTATTGTTATCCTTATTTCTACGaatatactttaattattacatCCATTAAAAGGcaaaacatataatatgtaGCTATAACTTCAGTTACAAATAAAACTTTACTTTTCAATCGAAATAGCTACCTGTGCATTTAAAGTCAGCCGTACATCTGTCTGGCTCCGAGTTTATAGATTtacgtattatttttatgggCAATTTCGtcatttgattgtttttttgtttcttaagCGACTCGGTTATGGCGTTTCGTTTAAAGCAGGCCATGTGTTCTAAAACGGAGAATAATTTGTAAGCAAAAGGATCTGGGCTACAATAAGGCCAGCATTCAGCTTTGGCTGGAAGTCCGGAATTATAATGGAAAttcaatacatttaaaaaaatgtacatattTCTTAGATGATTATCATAAAACGATCTAAGACAGGTATTAGACATACTTTGGGATGAGGCTTCactcctttttcacaaaaaatatgctTTGTGACTCTTTGATAAAGCACCCTTCACCAAACCATGATTGACACAGGATTATATCAAGTTGCACTTCACCCACCTTAAGTTCTACAGCTTTTTTGGAGTTATGAGCttacattttcctattattaTTGCAGCATGTCCTGTATATCGGTGAAAAACATCGAGCTTCAGGTGATGAAGTGATAGAGTTCTAGCAGTAATCTTCGCTTCTTgccataaaatatttgtttctctataggaattaaaaaatacatatattagtattttaaaagcACGCTGATACTCTGATCGACAAATGCCTAGCTTCCTGATAGACAATCATTGAGAATATGTTTTCTTTACCCattcaattatattatgatttaatatataTCTGAAAAATATATGTGAAATGGAGGGAAATTTGCATACGTGaaaaagatatataaatttcaagtttttaaagttttaaaatcttTGTAGAACAAttttaaagcaaaataaataaaaatagaataactttaacaaaataaaagtaggAATATTGTGCATAATCttgttgtaatgaaaaaggATGGTTAGGTTTTGATGTGGATGTGTTTGTGTAAATAGTTTCTTTTAAAGTTGTAAAACAAAGTATTAGATATAtctattacttattaaattgaataagtacagtaacagtttttttgtttcttcttaGAATTTCTTTGATCTGATAGAATCTGATATATGTTTTCTATTTGTATAACCATAAATGATAAATAAGATACATCGAAATATTTAGATGAGATGGCTTGTGAATccaaaaaactatttttgctAAACCATATCATTCACACAAACTCAATAGgtactatataaaataataataatattaaacataacaCATACTAAACAGCATATCTTAATTCAATAGAagccaaaatatattaatttgatgatAGTATTCCATTTCATGTTGATCCCAAAGAATGTTTTTAAGACATTCATCCAATGGGCTCCATGGCGTGTTATCAATAAAACATACTTTACTCTCAGACGAATAAGctctttattaagttatcttCCACCACAAAACGTTGCTGTATTGATAATCCTACCTATCGTTAATTCGGCTTCAGAGTTTCATTCGGGTTGTTTATTTTGGTTCCATGAGAAAATACGGGAGTTAAACACCAAAAATGCGTATATGTGGCTTTTATGAGTATTCAAATTGTATACTTTAAATTtatcttaattcaattatgacaatgttttattaatcaATGAATTAACTCTAAAATATTGCAAATAGAATATTGTTCTTAGGCAGTGGTAAGCCCACTTAACAATTCCTTAACCGTTGTTCTATCTATACCAttagacatataaataaaattaaagcgtatatattgtatttatatcatcagaatataatacatatatttcaaTGTTCGACTGTGCCTGTCTGTTCTGGTTATCTCCAGAATTCAtgtaagaaaattaataaattaaaccaaTAAAATTGGCAACAGTACAACGGCATAGTGGAAGCGTGCTGGGCCCATAACCTGGTGAAATAAGAATAAAGGAAACTAaaatgaaagaaatattttattaattattattaaagtaaaaaaactaaCAGTGAACAATGACAATTGACGACGGAGTTTAAGCCAGTATGGAGTATACCAATAGAAATGACATTGAAGGCCTACGCAGACCGGGACGGCAAGGCAAGGGATTTTGCCGTGAGTCAGCGCACACTGGCCGCTTAGATACCGCGGCATTCCAGCACTTTGCCACGGCATGCCACGGCGTGCCGCGGCACGACAAAGCACGCCTCAGCGACTCCTGCTGCCTGATACACTTTTAGTCTTCAGTTGCGTTTGATCGAGTGTTGGTGTGCCTCAGTTTTAAAATGGTAGATTGGGATTTGGTGTTGATATCGATTATTGCAGATGAAGAAGAAGGTGCACAGGCTAATAATAGGGATAGAAGAAGATTTTGGGTTGATAATTTATGGAAAGAAAGGGAATCAAAGGgtgaattcaataatttatttaatgatttaaaatacgACGTGCAAAAATTTTATGACTATCATAGAATGGATTATGAGAAATTTCAAGCACTGTTGAATATATGTCGACCATATATCGAAAAACAGAGGACCAATTTTCGCAACCCCATTGAAGCCGATCAGAGATTATCCTTGTGTTTGAGGTGGGTAGTTAAATGAttgtataagttttattttttcttcttttattaaattaaaaaaaaaaaaacaatattttttgccAAGTACAATCATGTATTGTAGACACATAATAACGATTTTCAAGTTTTTGCACTGATAAACCTTCTCACTGATAATCCCTggatctttatttgtttttacttaatttagaGTACCTACTAGTTTAGATTAGTTTCGTATTCACAAACTGCAGTTTTGTAGCCAGACCCTGAAGCAGCTTCATAGCCAGGGCCAGAGGCGGTACCATAAACAGACCGTGAAACAGCTTCATAACCAGAGCCTGAGGCAGTTCCATAGCCAGACCCCGAAGCAGCTTCATAACCAGAGCCTGAGGCGGTTCCATAGCCAGACCCCGAAGCAGCTTCATAACCAGAGCCTGAGGTGGTTTCATAGCTAGAGACATCTTCAGATGTTGGAGCTGGAGTTCCCTCTATGTATTTTAATTCGGCGTCAGTTACCACATTAAATATTTGTCTCTTTATTTGGACCTGCACTCTTTCTGGTAGTTTTTTTACTGTGGCAGCCATTGTTTGAAAGAACGAATCAATGGGGTCCACCTCCTTTTTCGattcaatgtatttatttagtatttcagCAGTTGTTGTAGGTTCTGGTCTTATTAAGGAATGGTGTGAATCATTGGTCATTCGCGAAACTGAACgttcatcattatcattgaCAGCGGATTCTGCGAAAGAAGTCTGCGTATCCTCTGAAGAGGAGTCCAGATTCGAGGTTTGTTTTCTGTGCTGaatgaattttttcaaaaactccAGCTCTTTTTCAAACTTGATAGGGCGTCGCTTTGTGTACGGGTCACCACTCTTTGTTTTTCTGTTATTCAGAGCTTTCCTAAAATTATTACGTATATTACCCCATATTTTCTGGCATTCTTCACCTAAAACAAAACATAAGCAGGTAAAATGGTATAGAAACAGAATAAGTAGGTAATGGGAAAAGGCCTTAGATAGTGACTAGGTTAGCACCAGCTGTGTTTATGGGATTATATTGAGCTAATCTTTTTCTAAGTAGAAATTACCACTGGCATTACGGTGACGGAAAAATATCATGAggaattcataattatatataaatacgtaaactgtattatttaattgactTTGTTTAACTGTGCCCTGTCTTTCACTCTGCCTCACTTACCcctaattatattatctttcaGATTTTTGATCACGGGAAGTAGCTTCAAGTCTCTAGGTTACAGCTATCGCATGGGGTTTAGTACAGTGCGCTCTATCGTACATGAAACTTGCCGAGTCATTTGGAATGCCCTAAGACCTAGTGTTATGCCAAAACCAACAAGGGAAAAATGGACGCGAATCGCGATGGAATTTGATGAAAAATGGAATTTCCCGAACTGCATCGGTGCAATAGATGGTAAACATTTCAAGATAAAAGCACCTCGCAATAGTGGAAGTCTCTACATAAActataaaaagtttttcagtATCGTACTACTAGCGGTTGTGGatgcaaattataaatttgtgatTGCAGATGTAGGATCATATGGACGAAATAGTGATGGAGGTATAATGCAAAACTCaatatttggaaaaaaattgaCTTCTAATGCCCTCGATATTCCCCCAAAAAAACGTTTACCGAGGACAGATCTTGAGTTGCCGTATGTTTTTGTAGCAGACGAGGCTTTTCCGTTAACCACAAACATTATGAGACCATTTAGTGGCGATCGATTGACAGATGaagcaatgaaaatatacaattatcgTTTGAGTAGAGCCAGGCGTATCGTCGAAAATGCATTTGGTATACTTCAAGAACGTTTCGAATTATGTCAAAAAGGAATTCAGGTTCAACCAAAATATGTTGATAATATCATTTTAGCATGTACTTGCTTACACAATTTCATCATAGGTGGTACAAGCACAGAAAGCCAAAATATAGcaagtgtaagcattaatttAGAAAACGATAATAATATGAACAATGCATTAGATGGTATGACAGTACGGGAGATGTTTAAAGATTACTTTAGGTCTGATGAGGGCTCTATTCCATGGCAAAACGATATTGTAAATAGACATTAATACTGtgttaaatcttaaaatataattatagtgcaaaaatatttacttacctgTTTTATTCATTTCTATTCCAATTCTTTTCCACGCATTGTTCTTCATTTGAGTGTTCATATAATGTTTTgatgacatattatataaataatcatagtcttgaactaaagttattaatttttcctCCATGTTGGaataaaaaacgtaaaaaactgGTCTCCGAAAAAATCACGTAGCACAGTCGTCAAAGACGCGGGCGCAAATGGATGGTCAATATTGGTGTGCATTCCCCGCTTCTCTACTCCCGCCGCCGCACCCCGCAGTATATCACTACGAGCGCCGGAGTCCGTGGCATGCCGTTGCCTACCGCAGTATGCCACGGCATCCCGCCACGGGAGCCTGTGGCGCGTGTTGCGATAAAATCCCTTTCAATGCCACGGCATCATTTTAAAGCATAGCAATTTATGTCGTATTTCTGTACCAGTACGGTTGAATGTccattagtaaaaa
The window above is part of the Leptidea sinapis chromosome 8, ilLepSina1.1, whole genome shotgun sequence genome. Proteins encoded here:
- the LOC126965795 gene encoding uncharacterized protein LOC126965795 isoform X2 produces the protein MVDWDLVLISIIADEEEGAQANNRDRRRFWVDNLWKERESKGEFNNLFNDLKYDVQKFYDYHRMDYEKFQALLNICRPYIEKQRTNFRNPIEADQRLSLCLRFLITGSSFKSLGYSYRMGFSTVRSIVHETCRVIWNALRPSVMPKPTREKWTRIAMEFDEKWNFPNCIGAIDDVGSYGRNSDGGIMQNSIFGKKLTSNALDIPPKKRLPRTDLELPYVFVADEAFPLTTNIMRPFSGDRLTDEAMKIYNYRLSRARRIVENAFGILQERFELCQKGIQVQPKYVDNIILACTCLHNFIIGGTSTESQNIASVSINLENDNNMNNALDGMTVREMFKDYFRSDEGSIPWQNDIVNRH
- the LOC126965795 gene encoding uncharacterized protein LOC126965795 isoform X1, with the protein product MVDWDLVLISIIADEEEGAQANNRDRRRFWVDNLWKERESKGEFNNLFNDLKYDVQKFYDYHRMDYEKFQALLNICRPYIEKQRTNFRNPIEADQRLSLCLRFLITGSSFKSLGYSYRMGFSTVRSIVHETCRVIWNALRPSVMPKPTREKWTRIAMEFDEKWNFPNCIGAIDGKHFKIKAPRNSGSLYINYKKFFSIVLLAVVDANYKFVIADVGSYGRNSDGGIMQNSIFGKKLTSNALDIPPKKRLPRTDLELPYVFVADEAFPLTTNIMRPFSGDRLTDEAMKIYNYRLSRARRIVENAFGILQERFELCQKGIQVQPKYVDNIILACTCLHNFIIGGTSTESQNIASVSINLENDNNMNNALDGMTVREMFKDYFRSDEGSIPWQNDIVNRH